A single Candoia aspera isolate rCanAsp1 chromosome 9, rCanAsp1.hap2, whole genome shotgun sequence DNA region contains:
- the LOC134502900 gene encoding basic salivary proline-rich protein 3-like, producing MIRGHVLVRFPLHFLHHPPTHPPTQGSPRPTAPHHTPQSRHDHQGPARAAVPSRARRSGGSPLRRPLPGQPRCRGPGARKTPGPPPLAASRSRREPPKPRCRGSSGTAETLRPPLHAVEAAASPGSGPLSSPHQPAGRRVPGDLPTPAAARRSPPVQAPKSRRGRPTNPSPGYLN from the coding sequence atgataAGGGGCCATGTTTTGGTAAGGTTCCCCCTACATTTTCtacatcacccacccacccacccacccacccaagggAGCCCCAGGCCCACCGCTCCTCACCACACGCCGCAGAGTCGCCACGACCACCAAGGCCCGGCCCGGGCGGCCGTCCCATCCAGGGCTCGTCGCTCTGGCGGCTCGCCACTCCGCCGACCGCTGCCAGGCCAGCCTCGCTGCCGAGGCCCAGGGGCCAGAAAAACACCAGGCCCGCCGCCCCTCGCCGCAAGCCGCAGTCGTCGTGAGCCCCCCAAGCCCCGTTGCCGAGGCTCGTCCGGAACCGCGGAGACGCTCAGGCCACCCCTCCACGCCGTCGAGGCCGCCGCGTCGCCCGGCTCCGGCCCGCTCAGCTCGCCGCACCAGCCCGCGGGCCGCAGAGTCCCCGGGGACCTCCCGACGCCCGCCGCAGCCCGCCGCTCACCGCCAGTCCAGGCACCCAAGTCCAGGCGGGGAAGACCGACGAATCCAAGCCCGGGCTACTTAAATTAA